The nucleotide window CCTCCGCATCCTTATGTTATTGCAATGGGCACTATATTGCCTAAATCTAATGAGTGTACAAATTTAATTGTGCCTGTATGCGTTTCAAGTTCCCATATTGCCTTTGGCAGTATTAGAATGGAACCCGTCTATATGCTTCTTGGTGAATCTGCAGCTCAGATTGCCGATTTGGCTATTGAAAACAACTCTACTGTTCAAAATGTCCCTTATTCAGAATTGAAAGATAAATTAGAGGAGGCTGGTCAAATTTTAACCAACACTAGATTAGACTAATCTGTAGCGGAGTAAATACTGTGAAGAATTTGTAAATCCTTTACACTAAATGATCCATCGTGTATAATTAGTCGATATTCTAGTACAATAGGCTTGTCTTGGGGAACTTCAATTATCCTTGAACCTGGATACGGATAGACCGCATTTTGCATGCTCTTTTCAGATCGCAAAATCCAATTTTCGGGATAATAGGGATTGTTGGAATTGCAAAGAATCGCTATTCCAGATGGCTGTTTCTCATTTTCTATATTACCGGTAAAATCCATCCAGCCATATCCTTCAATGGGTAGATTATCTGGTTTTACCGATCCATTTTTATTTCTAAAACTTAAGTTATTCGGTAGTTTAATTCTAGCAGAAAAACCCCCATAACCCTTTTCATCTTCAGATCCTCCAATTTTAATACCAGGACTTAGAGCCCGTAATGCAATTCTTATTTGTATAAGACGATAATTTTCCGATTTCGGATGTACATAAATTGAATTTTTCTCCTCAATAAAAGGGATTTGGCTATCCAAAGTGTCCACAATTTTAGGAGAATACCAGTGAACCTTATTGACTATCATAAGCATGTCCATGACTGATTTAGCCTCAGTGTTTTCAATGTTCCAACGAACGCCCTCTAAAGTCCAACCATCACCAAGTCGCACCGAATCCTTATAAATTTGATGCCATGCCCAGAAAATTCCTCTATGATGCAAGTGGTCTTCAGGAAAGTCTTCTGTTATTATTTCACCATTCCATCCATAAACAGGATGTAAATAATTGTTTCTTGAAAATTTTCCGTTTTTAGATTTAGGTTGTACCTGATATTTAAGGATAGGACCTTCAGAATCTTTGAATAAGAATCCGTCTGTTAAAGTGTCTAGCTCTACTTTCTGGGAATATCCAATTGTTGTCGAAAAAATAAAAATTGCCCAATAAAGCGCTTGGAGAAAATTTATGTTAATCCTATAGTTTATTAAATTATTTGTCAAGACATTAATTTGCAATGGATTAAGATGCACACTAAAAAGGATAATTAATACCTATGTTGTAAACCGCTGAGGCAAAATTATAATTCCTAAACCAACGGTCACCCAAAGGTTGAGATGGGTTGTAAGTTTTAAAACCGACATCTCCCCTTAACACAAAATACTTGAAATCATAACGAAGACCAAAACCCGATCCTACGGCAATATCTTTAAGTGAACTAAACCCGTCAAAGGTTGCACCTTCATCAGTAACATCATCGAAAATGTTCCAGATATTACCAACATCTACAAATACAGCCCCATTAAATGGACCTATTAAATTAAATCGCTGTTCTGCTGAGAATGCCAATTTAAAATTGGCCTCATTAAATTCGTTAGTTGTTTGTGAACTTCCGGGTCCTAAGTTATAGGCTGTCCATGCACGGTTGTCATTGGGTCCACCTGCAAAGAATGATTTGGAAAATGGAATATTGCTGGCGTTGCCGTAAGGTATGGCAATACCACCATAAGCTCGGATTGCAAAAATATTTTTCGCTCCAAGATTCCAATATTTAATATAATCAACTTCAAATTTTGTGTATTGTGAATAAGGGACCCCAAAAATTTCATACCTACCTTCCGAATCTTTTTGGAGATTGATAAGTTTCGATACTGAGGAAAGCGTATTACCGGCCAATTCCACTCTAAATCTAAATAGTGAAAATTCATCATCAAAAAGACTTTCCCGTTTATCCCTTATATAGCCAAAATTAGCTGCGAAAATTAAGTTGTCCTGAGTTAGTCTTTGTTTTCTTTGATTGATGTTTGCAACAGAAACATAATCCCTATCATCTGGGGTTAGGCTTGTGTTGTTATTTAAAACATCTTCAATAAATTGGTCTGCACCTTCAGGGATTAATAAAGTCTCTTGGTCGGGAATATAGCCTGTACTCATGGCTATTTGGTTTAAGCGCTTGAAAGAATTTTCATATACCCTAAAGTAATTTTCGACATTCAAATTTTTCACGTATTGGATATTGAAAAGATCTGCATTTAGTGTTATAATGTCCTTTGGTTTCCAATTATAAGTAAACGAAGTTGTAAAAGTCTGCTTGTCAAGTCCGATATTACGCTGACCAGTCATTGTAGCCGAAATCCTCGTGCTAGGCGACATGTATTTTTTAATAATCTTATCCGTTTTAAAGGGAAAGAAAATACGGGGTATTATTAATTTCAAATTGGCTCCCACTTCATTAATATCAAAAAACTGATCGCGATTACTAGACAAGCTTGCATCTCTAGAGGAACCAATGGAACCTAAAAGAGAAAACTCAAGATTTTCAGCCCCTCTAAAAATATTTCTAATTTTTATACCACTACTCACCGTAAATCCAATTGTTTGGATATCACTTTGGGTAACATCAAAATTAAACCCAAGCTCATATTTTTTACGAGGAGCTAGGAATATGTTGTAGTCCAAAGTACTATCATTAACCTCTACGGCCTCAATGGAGGGGTATCTAAAGGTGTTTAATTGGCTTAAACCCCTAGCTGTTCTTGTAACATTGATATTTCTAAATATTTCATCCTTCGTTAAAAATATTGCATCGGCTAATGCCCTCGGCCTATATTTTAATTTGTCTACAGTATAGAAATTAAAATGTTTATAGGTAACCGTATCTTTTATGGTTTCATTTCTATTATCGAAGGAATAATCGGGGTAAATATTTACATTATTAATTTTATAAATTCTAAATGGCTCACGATAGGTCGAATCACCAACTCGGATTTCCCGATCTCCAATTAAAATTTCTGTGTCGAGTTTGTGGTCTTTACCAATAGTATCTAAAGTGAAAAAAACATAATCTTCTTGAAAATGATAAACCCCTGAATTACGCATTACGGATGTAATCCTATCTCTTTCTGCCGTGTAGTTATCTTCAAAATAGGGATCTCCTTTTTTCAATATAGATTCATTTTTTGTAGAAACATATAGAGAGTCTACAATAGGAGTAGAAATGGTTTTAAAAATCGAATCCAGTAGATATCGTTCTCCAGTTTCAACATTATATTGGGCTTTAATTTTTCTGGATTCATTTTTGGGTATAGTATCATAAGATACTTCTGCATCAAAATACCCAATACTATAGTAATATTTGTCAAGTTGAACAGTGGTCTTGGTAGCTTGCTGAGGGTTAAAAATTGCAGGAGGTTCACCAATTCGTTTTATCCAAGAATTCAAGTTTTTTTGGGATCTTACCCAAGCTTCATACTGTTTTAACGAGAGTAAATTTCTTAGAAAAGTTTTGGGTTTTTCAGGATTATGGTATTTCTCATTTAGTATAGAATCAATATTGGGTCGAGCTAAGTTGTAAATGTGTAGTTTAATTGGAAGGCCCAATAATGAGGTGTTTGGCTTTTGAAAAATGTTATTTGTTACTTCTTCATCCTTCTCCTTTTCGCCATTAACTAGAATTTCATTTTCAACCAATAATTGTTCATCCTCCCCAACCCGTTTTAAAACGTTGCAGGAAGAGAAAATTAACAGGACAATTATTAGAAGTCCAACGTATTTAAATGGATAATTCAATTAAGAACGATACTAAATTTTGGGAACCATTTCCAAAGGTACTTTATTTGCGCTTTTCATGTAAAGAATATTTTCTTCAAAAAAGATTACCTTGCGTATTCGGTTAAGAGCAAAGGTAACTACAATTTCATGCTATCTAAATCTCAACAAAAACTAATTAATTCTCTTCAGAACAAAAAGTATCGTAAAAAAAATGGACTTTTTGTTGTAGAGGGAGTAAAAGGTGTGAGTGAGTTTCTAAATTCAAAGTATATACATCACGAACTTTTTTCCACTGAAGATTTGTTCAGTCTTCCTTTTGTAGATATTACCGAAACAGACCTTAATAAGATTAGTTTTTTACAATCTCCCAATAAAGTTTTAGGTCTCTTCCGAATTCCTGAACCAAAAAATATTGTGGATTTAGGATTGATAGTTGCTTTAGACAATGTGAGGGACCCAGGAAATTTAGGTACCATAATAAGATTATGCGATTGGTTTGGTGTAAAACAATTGATTTGCAATGAGGGTACTGTTGATTGTTACAATCCTAAGGTAGTTCAGGCTACAATGGGATCTTTAACTAGGGTAAACATAAATTATTTGAACCTTTCTAATTATCTGGAGATGACTAAACAGCCAATTTTTGGAGCCTTTATGGAGGGTGAAAATGTTTATTCTGCTGAACTGCCAAGGTCAGGAATTTTGGTAATGGGGAATGAAGCCAATGGAATCTCCTCTGAAATTGAAAAGTTGGTAAGTAAGAAATTGTCTATCCCTTCTTACGGTTCTGTTGAAACGGCAGAAAGCCTAAATGTTGCAACTGCCACCGCAATCCTCTTAAGTGAATTCAGGAGAACTACTGAAAGGTAAAGTTTAAGAATACCCCCCTAGATTGCATTGAATTTATATTGTTGGTCCAAGGACTATTGGGATCACGGTCTCTTACTACTTCATCATTAATGGCAAAAACACCACGAATGGAAGGGCTGAATTTAAACCAATAAAGGTAAAAGTCGATTCCAAAGCCAACTTCCCAAAATAACATACTGCGTTTAGTTCTAAACTGGCCAACGCTGTTATCATCTGGGTTTTCTTGGTTACTTGATAGATTCAAGGCGGCTGAAACTCCACCGAGAACGTAAGGCTTAAAATTATTTAAGCGTTTAGTTGAAACCTTTAAAAGAACTGGAAAATGTACGTAGGTAGATTTTACTTCACGCAATAGGTCATTATCATTAACACTTTGCCCATTAAACCAATCTTCGCCGTAATATAGGTCCCTTTGATTAATATATAGACCTGGTTCGAACCTTATATTGAAATAATCATTTAACCTTAAGTCTGAAACTAAACCAACATTAAACCCAGTATTCATTTTTGTTTGAATGTCACTTTGGTCTCTATTGTAGGTAAATTTAAAATCATAGGTATTGAGCCCCAGAAAGAAACCCCATGTCAATCGCTGTTTATCAAAATTTTCTTGGTTTAGGATTTTTTCCTTAGAAAATAATTGAGCTGGCGCGCTGTGCGCAATCATCAAAAATCCAATAACAAAAAGTAATTGCTTCATGCAGACTTAGAGTTGATTATTCGGTTTGTGCTAATTCGTTCTTTTGTGTTTCAGCCTTTGAGGCTATATAGATACTTGCCACACCTAATGTTAGGGGCAGGTCTTCGACATTAATAAACCCAATTTTCCGCAAAATATTGTTGAGAGTTTCTCCGTATGGAAATGTTGCAGCCGATTCTGAGAGATAACCATAGGCAGATTTATCTTTTGAAAAAACTTTGCCAATAGCCGGTAATATATATTTAGTGTAGAAACGGTAGCCTTGTTTAAATGGGGTTTTAGTTGGCACAGAGGTTTCTAAAATTACGAAACGCCCTTGTGGTTTAAGAACTCTTAATATTTCACTTAAACCTAATTCCAGATTTTCAAAATTTCGTATACCAAAAGCTACGGTAATAGCATCAAAGGAATTATCTTCAAAGGGTAATGCCTCAGAGTCTCCTTCAACAAGTTCAATGGTATTATTTAGTTTTTTTTCAACAACTTTTTTTCTGCCAACTTCTAACATCCCTGGACTAATATCCAGACCAACAATTTTTTCGGCCTTGGTTTCCATCAAATTAATAGCTAAATCACCTGTACCTGTGGCTATATCCAAAATAGAATTTGGATTAATTTGCTTTACAAGGTCTACAACTTTTTTTCTCCATTTAACATCGATTCCGAAGGATATAACTCGATTTAGTTCATCATAAGAGCCAGAAATTTTATCGAACATGGTGGTTACCTGTTCTTTTTTTGTCTTTTCGCTATTTTTATATGGAGTAACTTTTGAGGCCATAAAACTTTTGGCAAATATAGAATATCTGTCTTAAGTAATGGGAAATAGTTTATGGTTATGGGATTAAAATCTTGTAATGCAAATTCTATTTAAATACTATATTTGTAAGTATATAAAGTTTCAAGTATTCTAATGCCTGATCTTAACTTAACGGGCTTTTTATTTTAATTAAAGTAGCTAACATCCTTTTTATATGAAGATTATAATCGCTGGGGCAGGGGAAGTAGGGTTCCATCTTGCTAAGCTGCTTTCTTATGAATCACAAGAAATAACTCTTATAGACACTGATCGAGTTAACTTAGCTTATGCTAGTGACCATCTAGATATAAGGGTTGTTAAAGGAGATGCAACTTCCATTACTGTCTTAAAGGATGCTCGTATAAAGAATGTAGATTTATTTATAGCCGTAACTTCTTCTGAAACAACAAATATTACCTCTAGTGTCCTTGCTAAACAATTGGGAGCCAAACGAACCATTGCACGGATAGCTAATGTTGAATTTATTGAAAATCAAGAGGATGTAGGTTTTACCAAATTTGGAATTGATGAGTTGATTTCACCTGAATCTTTAGCTGCAGCTGAAATAGAATTACTTTTAAATCAGTATGGATTTAATGATAGCTACGAGTTTGAAGACGGCGTGCTAACCATGTTAAGTTTACGTCTCTCAAGAACCGCTAGTTTTGTTGGTAAAACTGTACAAGAAGCCGCAGAACATTTCCCAGAACTTCATTTTGTCCCTATCGCTATTCAACGCTATGCAACCCAATATACTTTAATTCCAAGAGGAGATACGCTTTTCAAAGAAGGGGACAAGGTTGTTTTCATCACTTCCAAAGGTGGTGATATGGAATTGTTTGAACTTTCTGGTAAAGTTAAAAGTGAAATAAAGAATGTAATGATTTTGGGTGGAAGTCAAATTGGTTTGAAAACTTCTAGGGAATTGTGCCAATCAAAATTTAAGGTTAAAATTATTGAGAAGGATAAAGATATTGCTTTCGATTTGGCTGATGAACTTCCAGATGTGTTGGTGATAAACGGAGATGGTAGAAATGTGGAATTATTGGAGGAAGAGAATATTGAGGATATGGATGCATTTATCTCCGTTACCGGTAATTCTGAAACCAATATTATGTCCTGCCTAGTGGCAAAATCGAAAGGCGTTAAAAAAACAATTGCATTAGTAGAGAATATGGATTATTATCAGCTTTCTCAATCAATCGGAATCGATACATTAATAAATAAGAAACTCCTAGCGGCAAATAATATATTCAGATTTATTAGAAAGGGAGAGGTTGTAGCTATGACCAAACTTAATAACTTAAATGCGGAGTTGCTGGAGTTTGAGGTTAAATCTGCCTCTAGAATTACCCAAAAGAAAATAAAGGATTTAAAATTTCCTCGCTCTGCCATTATCGGTGGGGTCATTAGAGAGGGTAAAGGAATAATCCCATTAGGAGATTTTCAAATAGATATTGGTGATAAAGTCGTAGTTTGCTGCTTGCCGACTTCCATTACACGAGTTGAAGAATTCTTTTTTTAAAATATCCTGCACTAGATGAAATTGAACACTAAGATTATTTGGCATTTTTTCGGACTGCTAATGGTGTTCAATGGGGGATTTATGTTATTAGCCGCACTGATCAGCCTTATTTATCAGGATGGGGTTACTCCAAAAATTGCATTGGCTGGATTCTTGGTATCTGCTGTTGGTGCCTTAATGATGTTCGTTACCAAAGACCATCGTAAAGAATTAAATAAGCGAGAAGGTTATGTTGTTGTTGCTTTCGGCTGGGTGGTAATGGCATTTACAGGAACATTACCATACCTGTTTACAGGTTCTATTCCTACTATTACTGAAGCGTTTTTTGAAACAATGTCTGGATATACTACCACAGGGGCATCGATTTTAAATGATATAGAAATTGTACCCAAAGGAGTTTTGTTCTGGCGAAGCCTAACCCACTGGATAGGTGGGATGGGAATAATTGTTCTTGCAGTAGCAATTTTACCACTACTGGGTATTGGTGGTATGCAGTTATTCGCAGCTGAAGCTCCTGGGCCAAGTGCCGACAAATTGCATCCACGTATCACAGACACGGCTAAGCGTCTTTGGTTAATCTATTTTGGCTATACCGCTGCTGAGACTTTGTTGCTGCAAGCTGCAGGAATGTCTTTTTTTGATGCCATTAATCATGCGCTTTCTACCTTGTCTACCGGAGGTTTTTCGACCAAAAATGCTAGTGTAGCCCATTGGAATGGGGAACCAATCATTCAATATATCATTATTGTCTTTATGTTTTTAGCAGGGACCAATTTCGTTTTGAGCTATTTTGCTTTTAAAGGAAGGGTTCAAAAAGTAATTAGGGATGAAGAATTCAAATTGTATTTTAGGTTTATCTTCATATTTACGGTTATCGCTTCTTTGATAATATATTTTAGGGCTGATTTCTTACAATCCACCATAGATCATCCAATGGTCTGGGGTAGAGGTGAAAGTTCCTTTAGGCATGGTTTATTTCAAGTTCTAGCAATTATTACCACAACAGGTTTTGTTTCAGCGGATTATACCGCCTGGACACCATTTCTAACAGTCTTTTTCTTCGGATTGATGTTTCTTGGAGGAAGTGCGGGCAGTACATCGGGAGGTATTAAGGTTGTACGTCATTTGTTAATGATTAAAAATGGATTCTTAGAATTTAAACGTGCATTGCACCCTAATGCAGTATTACCAGTTCGATATAATTCAAAATCTATACGAGGTGAGATCGTATTTAATATTCTAGGATTTTTTATTCTTTATATGCTATCCTTTATCATTGGCTCCGTAGTTTTTGGAATGATGCAGATCGATTTTACTTCCTCAGTTGGTTTAGCCGCTTCAACTCTCGGAAATGTTGGTCCAGCGCTCGGTAGCTTTGGGCCAGTTTACAATTATTCGGCCTTACCTATGATCGGTAAATGGTGGGCCTGTTTTCTCATGCTGATAGGCAGGTTGGAGCTTTTTACAGTCCTTATACTTTTAACACCATTTTTCTGGCGTAATCGCTAATTACATATTTAGCCGATTCTGTTAATTGTAACAATTTTTTTCTGTTATCGTCATATAGATGTAATAATCATCAATCAATCAAAAAATGAACGTAGCAGTAAACCACCCAAGAGTAATTGTTGGAAGAAGAATAGAAGTGGATGTAATTGATCGTCCTTCTGGATTTATAACTTCCAATTATAAAAAAATCGTAGAGTATAATTTAGAAAGGGTAAATCCGGACAGTTTGTATGCTAAAAGGCTTGTTGCGAAGCATAGGCTTTTAAGGGGTGCCAATTCTATGGAAATACTTTTAAAGTTCAGCCTTTTTGCTGCTTTATTGAGCATAATTCTTTAAGAGAATTGTTTCAATATAACCCATATCATTCAATACTTAATTCATAACACAGGTTATTAGGTGGGGTAGGCAGCATTAATGTTATTCTCAGAAATTACAAACTGTTGGGTAAAAAGAGAAGTAAGGTATCTAATATTTACAATGATTCTAGCTATAGTACTTGTACGATTAAAAAAATATTGCCTTATGAGCTTCCCAACCTTTGATCATAAATTCAATACCTGAAAGGCTAAAAAGAGAAAAGTATACTCGCGACATTAAACTTGTTGTTTTTATGCTATTCGCTGCGAGTATACTTTTTGCAAGTTTATATGAACTTTTCAGTTCGGAGTGACTTCAAATAAATTAGGCTAAGGCCTCTTTTATTCTTTTAATTGCTTCTTTAATTTGCGATTGTGAGGCTGCATAGGAAATTCTAATACAATTAGGGTTTCCGAAGGCGTCTCCAGTTACAGTTGCCACTAATGCATGTTCTAATAAAAACAATGAAAAATCTGTAGCATCCTTAATCGTTGTACCTTTTAAAGTTTTTCCGAAATAATAAGATATATCTGGGAATACGTAAAATGCACCTCCTGGTTCAGAAGTTTTAAAGCCAGGTATTTCTCCTAAGAGCCCAAGAATTAAGGATCTACGCTCTTTAAATTCATTAATCATGTATTGAATTCTAGAAGGAGGTTCGTTTAAGGCAGTTATAGTTGCACGTTGAGCAATACAATTGGCTCCACTAGTAACTTGTCCTTGAATTTTATTGCACGCTCTTGCTATCCATTCAGGTGCACCAATGTAACCAATTCTCCATCCTGTCATAGCATATGCCTTAGACACACCATTAACGGTTACGGTTCTATCGTACATATCTTCAAACTCAGCCATGCTAGCATGACCACCAACGAAGTTTATATGCTCATAGATTTCATCTGAAACAACTATAATTTGTGGAAAGTCTTTCAAAACATCTGCCAAGGCGCGCAATTCTTCTTTGCTATAAACAGATCCGCTTGGGTTACAAGGTGAACTGTACCAAATCATTTTGGTTCTTGGGGTAATTGCCGCCCGAAGTTGATCAGGAGTTAATTTAAAATCATTTTCTAAAGAAGTTTGAACTTCTACTGGTGTACCCTCCGCCAACTTAACTATTTCAGCATAACTTACCCAATATGGACAAGGCAAAAGCACTTCGTCTCCAGGATTAAGAGCGACTAAAGCAACATTTGCTAAAGATTGCTTCGCCCCTGTTGAAACTACAATTTGGGATGGTTTATATGAAAGATTGTTATCGCGTTTAAACTTAGTAATGATGGCTTGTTTTAACTCCCCGTATCCATCAACTGGAGTATAGGTGTTGTAACCTTCATTTATTGCTGCAATTGCAGAATCTTTAACAAAATCAGGAATTTCAAAGTCTGGTTCACCCAAACTCAACCCAATAATATCTTTACCTT belongs to Aegicerativicinus sediminis and includes:
- a CDS encoding DUF6807 family protein encodes the protein MTNNLINYRININFLQALYWAIFIFSTTIGYSQKVELDTLTDGFLFKDSEGPILKYQVQPKSKNGKFSRNNYLHPVYGWNGEIITEDFPEDHLHHRGIFWAWHQIYKDSVRLGDGWTLEGVRWNIENTEAKSVMDMLMIVNKVHWYSPKIVDTLDSQIPFIEEKNSIYVHPKSENYRLIQIRIALRALSPGIKIGGSEDEKGYGGFSARIKLPNNLSFRNKNGSVKPDNLPIEGYGWMDFTGNIENEKQPSGIAILCNSNNPYYPENWILRSEKSMQNAVYPYPGSRIIEVPQDKPIVLEYRLIIHDGSFSVKDLQILHSIYSATD
- the tamL gene encoding translocation and assembly module lipoprotein TamL translates to MNYPFKYVGLLIIVLLIFSSCNVLKRVGEDEQLLVENEILVNGEKEKDEEVTNNIFQKPNTSLLGLPIKLHIYNLARPNIDSILNEKYHNPEKPKTFLRNLLSLKQYEAWVRSQKNLNSWIKRIGEPPAIFNPQQATKTTVQLDKYYYSIGYFDAEVSYDTIPKNESRKIKAQYNVETGERYLLDSIFKTISTPIVDSLYVSTKNESILKKGDPYFEDNYTAERDRITSVMRNSGVYHFQEDYVFFTLDTIGKDHKLDTEILIGDREIRVGDSTYREPFRIYKINNVNIYPDYSFDNRNETIKDTVTYKHFNFYTVDKLKYRPRALADAIFLTKDEIFRNINVTRTARGLSQLNTFRYPSIEAVEVNDSTLDYNIFLAPRKKYELGFNFDVTQSDIQTIGFTVSSGIKIRNIFRGAENLEFSLLGSIGSSRDASLSSNRDQFFDINEVGANLKLIIPRIFFPFKTDKIIKKYMSPSTRISATMTGQRNIGLDKQTFTTSFTYNWKPKDIITLNADLFNIQYVKNLNVENYFRVYENSFKRLNQIAMSTGYIPDQETLLIPEGADQFIEDVLNNNTSLTPDDRDYVSVANINQRKQRLTQDNLIFAANFGYIRDKRESLFDDEFSLFRFRVELAGNTLSSVSKLINLQKDSEGRYEIFGVPYSQYTKFEVDYIKYWNLGAKNIFAIRAYGGIAIPYGNASNIPFSKSFFAGGPNDNRAWTAYNLGPGSSQTTNEFNEANFKLAFSAEQRFNLIGPFNGAVFVDVGNIWNIFDDVTDEGATFDGFSSLKDIAVGSGFGLRYDFKYFVLRGDVGFKTYNPSQPLGDRWFRNYNFASAVYNIGINYPF
- a CDS encoding TrmH family RNA methyltransferase, with the translated sequence MLSKSQQKLINSLQNKKYRKKNGLFVVEGVKGVSEFLNSKYIHHELFSTEDLFSLPFVDITETDLNKISFLQSPNKVLGLFRIPEPKNIVDLGLIVALDNVRDPGNLGTIIRLCDWFGVKQLICNEGTVDCYNPKVVQATMGSLTRVNINYLNLSNYLEMTKQPIFGAFMEGENVYSAELPRSGILVMGNEANGISSEIEKLVSKKLSIPSYGSVETAESLNVATATAILLSEFRRTTER
- the porT gene encoding type IX secretion/gliding motility protein PorT/SprT; this translates as MKQLLFVIGFLMIAHSAPAQLFSKEKILNQENFDKQRLTWGFFLGLNTYDFKFTYNRDQSDIQTKMNTGFNVGLVSDLRLNDYFNIRFEPGLYINQRDLYYGEDWFNGQSVNDNDLLREVKSTYVHFPVLLKVSTKRLNNFKPYVLGGVSAALNLSSNQENPDDNSVGQFRTKRSMLFWEVGFGIDFYLYWFKFSPSIRGVFAINDEVVRDRDPNSPWTNNINSMQSRGVFLNFTFQ
- the ubiE gene encoding bifunctional demethylmenaquinone methyltransferase/2-methoxy-6-polyprenyl-1,4-benzoquinol methylase UbiE, which produces MASKVTPYKNSEKTKKEQVTTMFDKISGSYDELNRVISFGIDVKWRKKVVDLVKQINPNSILDIATGTGDLAINLMETKAEKIVGLDISPGMLEVGRKKVVEKKLNNTIELVEGDSEALPFEDNSFDAITVAFGIRNFENLELGLSEILRVLKPQGRFVILETSVPTKTPFKQGYRFYTKYILPAIGKVFSKDKSAYGYLSESAATFPYGETLNNILRKIGFINVEDLPLTLGVASIYIASKAETQKNELAQTE
- the trkA gene encoding Trk system potassium transporter TrkA; translation: MKIIIAGAGEVGFHLAKLLSYESQEITLIDTDRVNLAYASDHLDIRVVKGDATSITVLKDARIKNVDLFIAVTSSETTNITSSVLAKQLGAKRTIARIANVEFIENQEDVGFTKFGIDELISPESLAAAEIELLLNQYGFNDSYEFEDGVLTMLSLRLSRTASFVGKTVQEAAEHFPELHFVPIAIQRYATQYTLIPRGDTLFKEGDKVVFITSKGGDMELFELSGKVKSEIKNVMILGGSQIGLKTSRELCQSKFKVKIIEKDKDIAFDLADELPDVLVINGDGRNVELLEEENIEDMDAFISVTGNSETNIMSCLVAKSKGVKKTIALVENMDYYQLSQSIGIDTLINKKLLAANNIFRFIRKGEVVAMTKLNNLNAELLEFEVKSASRITQKKIKDLKFPRSAIIGGVIREGKGIIPLGDFQIDIGDKVVVCCLPTSITRVEEFFF
- a CDS encoding TrkH family potassium uptake protein, with protein sequence MKLNTKIIWHFFGLLMVFNGGFMLLAALISLIYQDGVTPKIALAGFLVSAVGALMMFVTKDHRKELNKREGYVVVAFGWVVMAFTGTLPYLFTGSIPTITEAFFETMSGYTTTGASILNDIEIVPKGVLFWRSLTHWIGGMGIIVLAVAILPLLGIGGMQLFAAEAPGPSADKLHPRITDTAKRLWLIYFGYTAAETLLLQAAGMSFFDAINHALSTLSTGGFSTKNASVAHWNGEPIIQYIIIVFMFLAGTNFVLSYFAFKGRVQKVIRDEEFKLYFRFIFIFTVIASLIIYFRADFLQSTIDHPMVWGRGESSFRHGLFQVLAIITTTGFVSADYTAWTPFLTVFFFGLMFLGGSAGSTSGGIKVVRHLLMIKNGFLEFKRALHPNAVLPVRYNSKSIRGEIVFNILGFFILYMLSFIIGSVVFGMMQIDFTSSVGLAASTLGNVGPALGSFGPVYNYSALPMIGKWWACFLMLIGRLELFTVLILLTPFFWRNR
- a CDS encoding pyridoxal phosphate-dependent aminotransferase, whose protein sequence is MDQLSDRIKNLSTSQTLAMAAKARELREQGKDIIGLSLGEPDFEIPDFVKDSAIAAINEGYNTYTPVDGYGELKQAIITKFKRDNNLSYKPSQIVVSTGAKQSLANVALVALNPGDEVLLPCPYWVSYAEIVKLAEGTPVEVQTSLENDFKLTPDQLRAAITPRTKMIWYSSPCNPSGSVYSKEELRALADVLKDFPQIIVVSDEIYEHINFVGGHASMAEFEDMYDRTVTVNGVSKAYAMTGWRIGYIGAPEWIARACNKIQGQVTSGANCIAQRATITALNEPPSRIQYMINEFKERRSLILGLLGEIPGFKTSEPGGAFYVFPDISYYFGKTLKGTTIKDATDFSLFLLEHALVATVTGDAFGNPNCIRISYAASQSQIKEAIKRIKEALA